The DNA region AAGGCGAGCGAAGCGCGCGGGCTGGCGCCGACCACCACCCGGCGGTCGACGCGGGTGGCATGGACCAATTCGGAGATATAGTTCTCAAGGTCGGGGTGAACATAGACGGTCTCGACCGCCGCGCGCATCTCCATGAGCTGCCCGGGCTCGGCGACACGCAGCAACTGCACATCATCCTGCCTGCGCTCGCGTCTTCGACGCAGGATCTCCCGCTCCTCCGTCACGCTGGGATGCCCCACCGCAAGTTTGACCATGAAGCGGTCCAACTGGGCTTCAGGCAGGGGAAATGTGCCTTCGTATTCAATGGGGTTCTGGGTCGCAAGGACGATGAACGGATCAGCCAATGGCAGGGTCTCGCCCTCGAGGGACACCTGCCCCTCCTGCATTGCCTCCAGCAGGGCAGATTGGGTCTTTGGCGAAGCGCGGTTGATCTCATCCGCGAGCAGGATCTGCGTGAACACCGGACCTTTTCTCAATTCGAATTCATTTTTATTCCGGTTGAAGATATAGCCCCCGGTAATGTCGCCCGGCAGCAGGTCGGGGGTGAATTGGATCCGCTTAAATTCCAAACCCAGCACAGCCGCAAAACTGCGCGCGATCAAGGTCTTGCCCAGCCCCGGGTAATCCTCCAACAGAACATGTCCGCCCGCCAAAGCGGACGACAACACCATGACCAGCAGGTCATGTTTGCCCACGATGGCGCGCTCGACCTCGCCGATCACCTGCCTGCCCAAAAGAGAGACTTCTTTAATTTGCATCGTCACGATCTCCGATTTCCTTTTCAAGATATTCAACCGCACTCAGAAGCTTCGCCTCATGCGCCGTATATCCTCCCGGACCCAATGAGCCCTTCAAGCCATACCGAAAATAGGATTCCACAGCAGTGGACGGGTCCCAGTCCAAACGTTTCAAGACGCCCCCCTCTTTTTTATCACGCTGTAAAAAAAACGCCTGTGCCAGCCTCGCCAATTTACGAGCGACCAGCCGCCGGTAATAGGAACGATGCCGGGATTGGCGCAGCCAAACATTCAGCTCTTCCACAGGACCCGGCAGCAACTGGACATCCCGGCGGGCATCATCGCTCGAAGGTTGATTCCCGCCGAACAGGGTGGCATAGGCGATCAAGGATACGATCACAGCCGCCAGCCTGAACCAGATGTCCTCCGGGAATGTCTTGAAATAAATTTCGATCCTCCACCACAGATAAGCGGCGGGGACGATAACGTTATCGTTGATCGCATCGCGCAGAAAGTATGCCAGCACAGTCGCAAATATCCCCACACCGACGACCAAAAGCCGCCTCAATCTCATAACGCCTCCCCGCAATACTGCGCGATCTCGGAAAGACATTCCTTCGCCTCTTCGACCTCGACGGCTCGCGACTCGCGCGCGCCGTATCGCACCGCCTCGAAAAGGCTGGTCAACCGGCGCACCGAACTGCCCGGCAGCCCCAGTTCTTCAAGGCGGATCGCAAACTCTGTCGCGGTCCGCGAAGTATCCCGTTCGATCTTTTGACTGCGCATCACGACCTCGTTCATTCTGGCATAGCAAGCAACGACAGCAT from Anaerolineales bacterium includes:
- a CDS encoding MoxR family ATPase gives rise to the protein MQIKEVSLLGRQVIGEVERAIVGKHDLLVMVLSSALAGGHVLLEDYPGLGKTLIARSFAAVLGLEFKRIQFTPDLLPGDITGGYIFNRNKNEFELRKGPVFTQILLADEINRASPKTQSALLEAMQEGQVSLEGETLPLADPFIVLATQNPIEYEGTFPLPEAQLDRFMVKLAVGHPSVTEEREILRRRRERRQDDVQLLRVAEPGQLMEMRAAVETVYVHPDLENYISELVHATRVDRRVVVGASPRASLAFLKLSRAYAALDSREYIIPDDIKRFATAVLGHRLVLQPEYWMSQRVRDDVVNDVLSKVAVPVLQ